From Suncus etruscus isolate mSunEtr1 chromosome 6, mSunEtr1.pri.cur, whole genome shotgun sequence, one genomic window encodes:
- the PITHD1 gene encoding PITH domain-containing protein 1, which produces MSHGHSHGGGGCRCAAEREEPPEQRGLAYGLYLRVDLERLQCLNESREGSGRGVFKPWDERADRSKFVESDADEELLFNIPFTGNVKLKGIVIMGEDDDSHPSEMRLYKNIPQMSFDDTDREPDQTFSLNRDLTGELEYATKISRFSNVYHLSIHISKNFGADTTKIFYIGLRGEWTELRRHEVTICNYEASANPTDHKVHQVTPQTHFIS; this is translated from the exons ATGTCGCACGGCCACAGCCACGGCGGGGGCGGCTGTCGCTGCGCGGCCGAGCGGGAGGAGCCGCCCGAGCAGCGCGGCCTGGCCTACGGGCTGTACCTGCGCGTGGACCTGGAGCGGCTGCAGTGCCTCAACGAGAGCCGCGAGGGCAGCGGCCGCGGCGTCTTCAAGCCCTGGGACGAGCGGGCCGACCGCTCCAAG TTCGTTGAAAGTGATGCAGATGAAGAGCTCCTGTTTAATATTCC ATTTACAGGCAATGTCAAGCTCAAAGGCATCGTTATAATGGGAGAGGACGATGACTCGCACCCCTCTGAGATGAGACT GTACAAGAACATTCCACAGATGTCCTTTGATGATACTGACAGGGAGCCAGATCAGACCTTCAGTCTGAACAGGGATCTTACAGGAGAATTAGAGTATGCTACGAA AATTTCTCGTTTTTCAAATGTCTATCACCTCTCAATTCATATTTCAAAGAACTTTGGAGCAGATACTACAAAAATCTTTTATATTGGCCTCAGAGGAGAATGGACTGAG CTTCGCCGACATGAGGTCACCATCTGCAATTATGAAGCATCAGCTAATCCAACAGACCAC